The segment TACGGTGAGCTGCTCACCACGATCTTCGAAAGCCACGATTCCATCCCGCTCACCGAGAACCACCTCAGGCAGCTCCACGGGCTCCTGCTGAAATACTCCTCGCGGGACGAGCGGCATCGCGGGGAGTACAAGACGCTCCCGAACGACGTGGTGCTCAAGGACGGGGACCGGGTCGTCGAAGTGCTCTTCGAGACGGCAACACCGTTCGCGACGCCGCGCCTCATGAGCGAGCTGGTCGACGCCACGAACGCTGCGCTCGATGACCGAACGCTGCACTCCCTGGTCGTCATTGCGCGGTTCGTGGTGGACTTCCTTGCGATTCACCCGTTCCAAGACGGCAACGGCCGCCTCGCGAGGGCCGTCACGGTGTTGCTCCTGCTGCGGGCAGGGTATGACTACGTCCCTTATGCGTCCCTCGAGCGCGTGATCGAAGAGAACAAGCAGGCCTACTACGCCGCGCTACGCGAGTCACAGATCGCCATGCGGGCTGACCCTGCGGCATTCGGGACCTGGCTCCTCTTCTTCCTGGGGGCCCTGCGCGCGCAGCAACGCGCGCTGGAGGCCAAGCTGCAGATCGAGCGCGATCTCGCGGAGCTCTCGTCACTGCAGCAGCGAATCGCCGCGCTCATTGTGGAGCGCGGGCGCGCCACGTCAACGGAGATCGCGGATGCGCTTGGTGAGACGTCGCGCGTCATTCGCTATCACCTCGACATGCTGACGGAACGTCACGTGATCGAGCCCAGAGGTGAGA is part of the Gemmatimonadota bacterium genome and harbors:
- a CDS encoding Fic family protein, which gives rise to MGRDDFHPQLDRRQTGELTRLVGELDHFRGHWRKLQELRAERLAQLRHVSTVESTGSSTRIEGAGLTDAEVAQVLGGLRVDSFRQRDEEEVRGYGELLTTIFESHDSIPLTENHLRQLHGLLLKYSSRDERHRGEYKTLPNDVVLKDGDRVVEVLFETATPFATPRLMSELVDATNAALDDRTLHSLVVIARFVVDFLAIHPFQDGNGRLARAVTVLLLLRAGYDYVPYASLERVIEENKQAYYAALRESQIAMRADPAAFGTWLLFFLGALRAQQRALEAKLQIERDLAELSSLQQRIAALIVERGRATSTEIADALGETSRVIRYHLDMLTERHVIEPRGEKRGRYYVPSGSGPHPLPAKPARGTNAILAEILRGGGRITRDDLISLVRQHEYDPRTVGILHGRRLAHLRRDASTGESVLTARGEELAQQYLLAERLGGKGANDE